The stretch of DNA TATATCGCCCCGGGGTTCCTCAAGGACGCCTTTGGCGCCTGACCGCTAAAAGCATCGCGGGCAAGCCTCGCTCCTACAGAAGCACACATTCATCTGTAGGAGCGAGCGGGCGGCGATCCGACTTGCCCGCGATAGCGTTTTCTCTGCTAACCCATCCCTCAATGCTTGCCGGCCACCTCTTCCAGGTGGTCCATGATGTCCTCCGGCTTGAGCACCAGCACGTCGCTTTCCAGGGCATCGAGCACCACTTCCGCGGTGTTGCCGATCAGCGCCCCGGAAATCCCGGTGCGCGCCACGGTGCCGATGATTGTCAGCGCCGCCTGCAGCTCATGGGCGGTGTGCGGGATCAGCACGTCCGCCGGGCCTTCCTCTATATGCAGGTGGGTATCGTCGATGTCGAACTCGGCCTGGAACGCCTTGCACTGCTCGCGGTAGCGCGCCTCGATGGTTTCCTTGAGCTGGAACACCGGGTCGGACGCCGACAGCATCGGCGACGGATGGGCGCTGATCACATGCAACTGCGCCTTGGCCAGGCTGGCGATGTCGAAACCATGGTCGATGATGCTGGCATGCAGGGTACGGTGCTCGCCGTCGGTGTTGCCGACATCGATGGCCGCCAGGATCACGCCGCCGGTCCAGGGCTTGGCGGTTTTCACCAGCAGCACCGGGCTTGGGCAGTAGCGCAGCAGTTTCCAGTCGGCGGGGGTGAGCAGGGCCTTTTTCAGCGGGTTGTCGGCAAAGTGCTGCTTGATCACCAGGCCACAGCCTTCGGCCTGCTGCACGTCGATGATGGTGCTGTGCAGGCTGTCGTTCCAGGCCTGCTCGGTGGTCACGCTGTAGCCCTCGCTCAGCAGGCTGCTCTTGAGCACACTCAACAGCGCCGAATGCTCGTGCTTCTTGTCGCACACCAGCAGGTGCAGATGGGCCTGGGTCACCCCGGCGATCAGCTTGGCGCGCTTGAGCGCGAGGCTTTCGGAATGCTCGGGCTCGATGACCACCAGGATGCTGCGGATGGCTTGCATGGTCGGGATCTCCAGAGAGGGATGAAGGCTATGTTGCACAACTATAGTTGCTGCGCGTCGCCGTGGCTGTTGACGCACATCAAGCGCCGCGGCTGGTGGTCTGTGGCGCGGCCGGTATAATCGGCGCCCTTCGCCGTGAACCCTTATGCCGTGAGCCCCATGTTATCGATCCCTGAAGTCGCCACCGTCCTGCCTTGCGCGCTCATTTCCTTGAAGGCTGCCCTGAAGGACGAACGACCATGAACCTGCCGGAAATTCACGAGTTCCTCGGCTGCCCCACGCCGGATGCCTGGGTTCAGGCGGCCCTGGCGGATCAGGAAACCCTGCTGATCGACCACAAGAACTGCGAGTTCAAGGCGGCCAGCACGGCCCTGAGCCTGATCGCCAAGTACCACTCCCATGTCGACCTGATCAACATGATGTCGCGCCTGGCCCGGGAGGAACTGGTGCACCACGAACAGGTCATGCGCCTGATGAAGCGGCGCAAGATCGAACTGCGCCAGTTGTCGGCTGGGCGTTATGCCTCGGGCCTGCGCAAGGTGGTGCGCAGCCACGAACCGGTGAAGCTGGTGGACACCCTGGTGGTCGGCGCCTTTATCGAGGCCCGCAGCTGCGAGCGTTTCGAGGCGCTGGTACCGCACCTGGACGAAGAGCTGGGCAAGTTCTACTTCGGCCTGCTGAAAAGCGAGGCCCGGCACTTCCAGGGTTACCTGAAGCTGGCCTATCAGTACGGCGACGCCAAGGACATCGCCCAGGTGATCGAGAAGGTGCGCGCCGCCGAGCGTGAACTGATCGAGTCGCCGGACGTGGAGTTCCGCTTCCACAGCGGCGTGCCTACTCTGTAAAACGGCCCAAGTCGGTTCAAAACTACGGGCAAATTGTAAAAAACTCTTAAAAGCATGAAACATCATTGAAAACCGGCCATCTGGGCCGGTTTTTGCTGTCTGCCCTGGTCTCAGACTTATCCGATGCCGCCTATAATGCGCGCCCCAATTGTGCGCACTCAGACTGGTATTTATGGATAACCCGGGTCTTGGCAAAGTATTGCTGGTGGAAGATGACGAGAAGCTCGCCGGGCTGATCGCGCACTTCCTGTCCCAACACGGTTTCGAGGTCCTGACGGTACATCGTGGCGATGTGGCGCTGGCGGCCTTTCTCGAGTTCAAGCCGAAAATCGTCGTCCTCGACCTGATGCTGCCGGGCCAGAGCGGCCTGCACGTGTGCCGGGAGATCCGCAATGTGGCGGACACGCCCATCGTCATTCTCACTGCCAAGGAAGACGACCTGGACCATATCCTCGGTCTTGAGTCCGGCGCCGACGACTACGTGATCAAACCGATCAAGCCGCCGGTGCTGCTGGCCCGCCTGCGCGCCCTGCAACGGCGCCAGGTGCCGGAACCGACGGTGCGCGGCGCGCTGGAGTTCGGCAGCCTGACCCTCGACCGCAGTTGCCGGGAA from Pseudomonas chlororaphis subsp. chlororaphis encodes:
- a CDS encoding universal stress protein, with the translated sequence MQAIRSILVVIEPEHSESLALKRAKLIAGVTQAHLHLLVCDKKHEHSALLSVLKSSLLSEGYSVTTEQAWNDSLHSTIIDVQQAEGCGLVIKQHFADNPLKKALLTPADWKLLRYCPSPVLLVKTAKPWTGGVILAAIDVGNTDGEHRTLHASIIDHGFDIASLAKAQLHVISAHPSPMLSASDPVFQLKETIEARYREQCKAFQAEFDIDDTHLHIEEGPADVLIPHTAHELQAALTIIGTVARTGISGALIGNTAEVVLDALESDVLVLKPEDIMDHLEEVAGKH
- the miaE gene encoding tRNA-(ms[2]io[6]A)-hydroxylase; this encodes MNLPEIHEFLGCPTPDAWVQAALADQETLLIDHKNCEFKAASTALSLIAKYHSHVDLINMMSRLAREELVHHEQVMRLMKRRKIELRQLSAGRYASGLRKVVRSHEPVKLVDTLVVGAFIEARSCERFEALVPHLDEELGKFYFGLLKSEARHFQGYLKLAYQYGDAKDIAQVIEKVRAAERELIESPDVEFRFHSGVPTL
- a CDS encoding winged helix-turn-helix domain-containing protein, with protein sequence MDNPGLGKVLLVEDDEKLAGLIAHFLSQHGFEVLTVHRGDVALAAFLEFKPKIVVLDLMLPGQSGLHVCREIRNVADTPIVILTAKEDDLDHILGLESGADDYVIKPIKPPVLLARLRALQRRQVPEPTVRGALEFGSLTLDRSCREVRLAGELIELTTMEFELLWLLASSAGKILSRDDILNRMRGIAFDGLNRSVDVYISKLRSKLNDNPREPVCIKTIWGKGYLFNPFAWEL